From Pleurocapsa sp. PCC 7319:
CAACTGAGTTTACCCTGACTCAATTACAAAGGCTTTACGAAACAGTGTTAGAACAAAAATTAGATAAGCGCAACTTCCGTAACAAGATATTGAAGATGAAATTACTAATTGATACGGGAGAAATGCAAGTTGGGGTATCTCATCGCCCGGCTAAGCTATATCAGTTTGATGAAGCAAGATATCTGGAATTGAAGCAAGATGGATTTAGCTTTGAACTTTAAATAACTTTTTGAGCAGATTTTCTCTAATTCCAATCCAATAAATGAGGAATTTCACCCATCAATAAAAGTTCTAAAGCTGAGCGAACATAATTAACATTGGGAGGACAACCAGGAAGATAAACATCTACCTCCACTATGTCATTTACCTTAAAAAGCTTTAAGCTCTAAGCCTTAAGCTTTAAGCTCTAAAGTTTACGCTTGGTAAACGGCTAACAGCTTATAGCTATCGGGTTTAATGCCCCCAGCAAACGAAGTTTGGTGGTCTACAATTAGGAGAGGTTAAAGCCTCTTCTAATTGGCTATAAGCTTACAGCTAACAGCTTATAGCTGCGGCTCTGCCGCTTTACTGGTTACACTTGCCCTGAACAGTCACCAAAAGAAATCAGAATTTTAGAGCGATCGCGGATTTGTTTAATTAACAAAATAGTTCAATACTGGAAGGAAGTTTGGGAGCTGGATTGGAATTTTTGGAGGCTACTGCTTGCCATTCTTTAACTACTGCTATTGGTATATGCAAACGGGATAACTTACCCTTTTCCAAGGGAATTTCTAGAAATAAATCAGTTGTTGGTAGTTGAGGCAAAATATTTTTTAGATTGTATTGTCCAATACTAGGTAAAGGTGCTTCTTGGAGGAAGATATCTGATGCTTTATAGCGATCGCCTTGAATATCAATCACTAAAGACCTTTGAGACTGGATCTTGAGGGCACTAGAAAGTCCAGATAATCGAAGATTCAAAGATGTAACTTGAGGCGTATTAGCTTGAGTAAAGAACATTACATCCCATTTTTGCCCTGCTTCATCGGATAAAACATGTTCCGAACGACAAAGTACTTGCCCTGGTGCAATATCAGTTTCAGTAATAGTGGCGATTGGACTCCGTTCAGGCTTCGCGATTGGACGAAGCCCACCGCCAGAGGCGATCGCGGGTTCACTAGTCAGAAGGGCAATAATTACAAATAAGATTAGGGTCATGATTACAAAGGCGATTCCCCACTCCAGATCATGCAAGATATCGCGTAACATTTCGTTCGCCTCCCCAAATTAAATTAAAGATATAGAGGGTAGGAATATGAATAC
This genomic window contains:
- a CDS encoding DUF3122 domain-containing protein, with translation MLRDILHDLEWGIAFVIMTLILFVIIALLTSEPAIASGGGLRPIAKPERSPIATITETDIAPGQVLCRSEHVLSDEAGQKWDVMFFTQANTPQVTSLNLRLSGLSSALKIQSQRSLVIDIQGDRYKASDIFLQEAPLPSIGQYNLKNILPQLPTTDLFLEIPLEKGKLSRLHIPIAVVKEWQAVASKNSNPAPKLPSSIELFC